A window of the bacterium genome harbors these coding sequences:
- a CDS encoding histidine phosphatase family protein: MKFLLIRHCETDWNREKRLQGHTDIPLSDYGREQALCLAGDLMKQGDIARIISSDLERATETARIIAQHFAAEMPRGLFATEDQRLRECSFGQLEGKTWEEIEREFLVRKTGRAYIYTGDDDPYDFTQFGGERRDDVIRRHVGLLDDVVRRTKSVDRECVLLVGHSTALNTLLSHFDLPTGLRRGEIRELTYP; encoded by the coding sequence ATGAAGTTTTTACTTATTCGTCACTGCGAGACTGATTGGAATCGCGAAAAGCGTTTACAAGGACACACGGACATTCCGCTGAGTGACTATGGCCGTGAGCAGGCGCTTTGCCTCGCGGGGGACTTGATGAAGCAGGGCGATATCGCGCGGATTATCTCCTCTGACCTCGAGCGGGCAACGGAGACAGCGCGCATTATTGCCCAACACTTTGCAGCCGAGATGCCTCGGGGCCTTTTTGCCACGGAGGACCAACGTCTACGAGAGTGCTCGTTCGGCCAACTTGAGGGTAAGACATGGGAGGAGATCGAGCGAGAATTTTTGGTACGCAAAACAGGTAGAGCATATATATATACGGGCGATGACGACCCGTACGATTTTACGCAGTTCGGCGGTGAGCGGCGTGATGACGTGATTAGGCGGCACGTTGGTTTACTTGACGATGTTGTTAGACGTACAAAGTCTGTTGATCGCGAGTGTGTACTTCTCGTCGGTCACAGTACTGCGCTGAACACCCTCCTCTCGCACTTCGATTTACCAACCGGGCTCCGACGTGGAGAGATCCGAGAGCTCACGTACCCGTAA
- a CDS encoding Gfo/Idh/MocA family oxidoreductase, with product MVLSAGLIGYGKRGEVLARIIREHVPEIEIVGVADPDQERRKHASFRHKIVASEKYTFATAQELFDKFIPAVSIIATNPPQHCELAVMAAERGCHIFCEKPLALSPDEADRMVAAARKAGVVSAVDFETTFADAFHVLEAYIGSEGFGTLYRFEAIDKGRPPAYDLEECTPHFLQALMHLTHSRPVEVFGRVIVDGRNATLDDVKLVSELYPAGRSHGIGMRADSIEATYRFENGVLAHLFLHGLDMDFLMRAGRDTPPGSEFMALVCYGTRGQIKWHQTSTGSVYVKNVPHDLLDEMQWRPVPSMWRADSDWVMPTARLLRDFVGAIHDPLRETRPRVSIGAASLVLDMTLGVYASHLAGRPVALPLVERRHPLAAR from the coding sequence ATGGTACTGAGCGCAGGGTTGATCGGTTACGGCAAGCGGGGTGAGGTGCTTGCGCGCATAATTCGCGAGCACGTGCCGGAAATTGAGATCGTTGGCGTTGCGGATCCGGATCAGGAGCGGCGAAAGCATGCGTCCTTTCGCCATAAAATCGTAGCGAGCGAGAAGTATACATTCGCCACCGCGCAGGAACTTTTCGACAAGTTTATTCCTGCGGTTTCGATCATAGCCACAAACCCGCCACAGCACTGCGAACTTGCCGTGATGGCGGCGGAGCGCGGTTGTCACATCTTTTGCGAGAAGCCGCTTGCGCTCTCGCCGGATGAGGCAGACCGGATGGTTGCAGCAGCCAGGAAGGCAGGCGTCGTGAGCGCGGTGGATTTCGAGACAACGTTCGCTGACGCTTTTCATGTGCTTGAGGCCTACATCGGCAGCGAGGGCTTTGGCACACTCTACCGATTCGAGGCGATCGACAAAGGTCGGCCGCCTGCATATGACCTCGAGGAGTGCACGCCACACTTTTTGCAGGCTCTGATGCACCTGACACACTCGCGGCCGGTGGAGGTCTTTGGACGAGTGATCGTTGACGGTAGGAATGCGACACTCGACGATGTGAAGCTGGTCTCTGAGCTTTACCCCGCGGGCCGCTCGCACGGTATCGGCATGCGCGCCGACTCGATCGAGGCGACGTATCGATTTGAGAACGGCGTTCTCGCGCACCTCTTTCTGCACGGGCTTGACATGGACTTTCTCATGCGTGCCGGGCGAGACACGCCGCCGGGGAGTGAGTTCATGGCTCTCGTCTGCTACGGCACACGTGGGCAGATCAAGTGGCATCAGACCTCGACCGGCTCGGTCTATGTCAAGAATGTGCCACACGACCTTCTCGACGAGATGCAATGGCGTCCGGTACCGAGTATGTGGCGGGCGGATTCAGATTGGGTGATGCCGACCGCGCGTCTGCTTCGCGACTTCGTTGGAGCGATTCATGACCCGCTTCGAGAAACGCGTCCGCGCGTTTCGATCGGCGCTGCCTCGCTCGTGCTCGACATGACGCTCGGCGTCTATGCCTCGCACCTCGCGGGCAGACCAGTCGCCCTGCCGCTTGTGGAGCGTCGACACCCACTTGCTGCTCGCTAA
- a CDS encoding DUF2283 domain-containing protein: MKQRKNKINPKIFYDKESNVLIIEVKKGRSFDSDVFGNLVLDYDKRGRAMRVNLYDVDFDRFSEQRSALQEFSVARRREVAVG, encoded by the coding sequence ATGAAACAGAGAAAAAATAAAATCAATCCTAAAATTTTTTACGATAAAGAAAGCAACGTCCTTATTATCGAGGTGAAGAAAGGACGAAGCTTTGACTCGGACGTGTTCGGCAATCTCGTGCTTGACTATGACAAGCGGGGGCGGGCGATGCGCGTCAATCTCTACGACGTTGACTTTGATCGTTTTTCCGAGCAGCGGAGCGCTCTCCAGGAGTTCAGCGTGGCACGGCGGCGTGAAGTAGCCGTTGGATAA
- a CDS encoding DUF4258 domain-containing protein, translating into MQFFLTAHARQRMRERNLTTVMLETALHHPVRIVRDSGGRLLIIAVHTRDGGARALLVAGKIEGETLRIFTVIETTKIQKYL; encoded by the coding sequence ATGCAGTTCTTTTTGACCGCACATGCACGTCAGAGGATGCGAGAGAGAAACTTGACGACAGTAATGCTTGAAACGGCGCTGCACCATCCGGTGCGCATAGTGCGCGACAGCGGTGGCCGCTTGCTTATTATCGCCGTGCACACTCGAGACGGTGGGGCGCGTGCGTTACTGGTTGCGGGAAAGATCGAGGGAGAAACGCTCCGGATTTTTACGGTCATCGAGACGACGAAGATTCAAAAATATCTATGA